A part of Desulfomicrobium baculatum DSM 4028 genomic DNA contains:
- the ahbC gene encoding 12,18-didecarboxysiroheme deacetylase, which translates to MIGISKLYCGTVEPSDALRYGRNSAQLPSHLLQFAKDKKPVVVWNMTQRCNLKCVHCYAHAVEPSNHKDPISTDQAKAMIDDLAKFGAPVILFSGGEPLVREDLVDLAKYATSTGMRAVISTNGTLITKAKARELKEVGLSYVGISLDGAEAVHDQFRGVTGSYKLALKGVENCQAEGLKVGLRFTINKRNAAEIPHLFDLVEALEVPRICFYHLVYSGRGSELIKEDLDHAETRAVVDLIMDRTRALHDKGKPKEVLTVDNHADGPYVYFRMLKEDPKRAAEVMELLKMNEGNSSGRGIGCISWDGAVHADQFMRHHTFGNILERPFSEIWVDEKIELLHKLKDKRPHVKGRCATCRFLNICGGNFRARAEAFYDDFWAHDPACYLTDEEISGEKV; encoded by the coding sequence ATGATCGGTATTTCGAAATTATACTGCGGCACGGTGGAACCTTCCGACGCCCTGCGCTACGGACGCAATTCCGCCCAACTCCCATCTCACCTGCTGCAGTTCGCCAAGGACAAAAAGCCCGTTGTGGTCTGGAACATGACCCAGCGCTGCAATCTCAAATGTGTGCATTGCTACGCCCACGCCGTGGAGCCGAGCAATCACAAAGACCCCATTTCCACGGATCAGGCCAAGGCCATGATCGACGACCTGGCCAAATTCGGCGCGCCGGTCATCCTCTTCTCCGGCGGCGAGCCCCTGGTGCGCGAAGATCTGGTGGACCTAGCCAAATACGCCACCTCGACGGGCATGCGCGCGGTCATCTCCACCAACGGGACGCTGATCACCAAGGCCAAGGCCCGGGAACTCAAAGAAGTGGGTCTGTCCTACGTGGGCATCTCCCTGGACGGCGCCGAGGCCGTGCATGACCAGTTCCGCGGCGTGACCGGCTCCTACAAACTGGCTCTTAAAGGTGTGGAAAACTGTCAGGCCGAAGGACTCAAAGTGGGCCTGAGGTTCACCATCAACAAACGCAACGCGGCGGAAATTCCACACCTCTTCGATCTGGTAGAAGCCCTGGAAGTGCCGCGCATCTGTTTTTACCACCTGGTCTATTCCGGCCGCGGCTCCGAACTGATCAAGGAAGACCTGGACCACGCCGAGACCCGCGCCGTGGTCGATCTGATCATGGACCGCACCCGGGCTCTGCACGACAAAGGCAAGCCCAAAGAAGTGCTGACCGTGGACAACCACGCCGACGGCCCCTACGTCTATTTCCGTATGCTGAAAGAAGACCCCAAGCGCGCGGCCGAAGTGATGGAGCTGCTCAAAATGAACGAAGGCAACTCCTCGGGACGCGGCATCGGCTGCATCTCCTGGGACGGCGCCGTGCACGCGGACCAGTTCATGCGCCACCACACCTTCGGCAATATTCTGGAACGCCCCTTCTCCGAGATCTGGGTGGACGAGAAGATCGAGCTCCTGCACAAGCTTAAAGACAAGCGTCCGCATGTAAAGGGCCGCTGCGCCACCTGCCGCTTCCTGAACATCTGCGGCGGAAACTTCCGGGCCAGGGCCGAAGCATTTTATGACGACTTCTGGGCTCATGATCCGGCCTGTTATCTGACCGACGAGGAAATCAGCGGCGAGAAGGTCTAG